aagataagattcaCAAATATGACTCCACATGATGTGATTCTTCATGGAGCAAAAATGCCTATATTTATTTGGTTAAGGAAGTACAAACAATATTAGATATTACAATTATTGTTTtgggagaaataaaaaagaaataaatggttttatagacgttttatttattttaccaacCTTCTTCTGCAaccaaaaatataacaattttCATTTGGGTAAAAGGAATATTTATGAAACAAATCATTGGTTTTCACGTTTACaaaattatttataaatgttattgctttttgaaaacatttctaaattacCATTACTTACATTATAACAATTCAATGTACAGCTCCCAAACAAACAATAAGACCTTGGTCAGTGCTTAGAGGTGAACTGAATGGActgcaagaaaaacaattataacttgtataatattacatttgaccTCTCTTGGCCAGCGTATCAGTAGCATAATTTCTAgagtttaaaacatgtttaaggCACATCTGTGAATCTCATTGTATTTGtgttatattcatgttttttttcttcaaaatgtatgactaaaAACTAAAGAAGCATTAACATAAATATAACAGCATCACTATGGTAGGATTGGTAAAAGCAACATGTATTATTCAACTACATATACATTTGTATAGTATATAtattgcaaatgtattattaacGTGTGTAGAGCCTCTGGAGGATAACACATGCTTGTTACCGCATCATGTAACACCCTCTAAACTTGCTCCTGGTGACCTTGGCATGAAATTACCATGCCATTGTAAATCACCGCACACTATAAATCGGTAAATCACCGATCCAGTGTATGGCCAATAGAGAATGATTTGCTAGAATTTGTTATGGGAAGGTGTTGAATGGTGGGGAATGGAAATATATGATTCCTTAATGTTCAGTATAAATAGCCTTTCGGTTCTGCATCAGTGCGCTCCCCTGTAGTTTCTGCCCTCTAGCATCCGATCACAGAGACACACTCCATGCTAATCATATGGCAAACTGTTGAGTGgaaatgcaacagtgtgtgtgtgtgtgtgtgtgtgtgtgtgtgtgtgtgtgtgtgtgtgtgtgtgtgtgtgtgtgtgtgtgtgtgtgtgtgtgtgtgtgtgtgtgtgtgtatgtatgttggCAGCAACTCACTTAGTGTGAGCCCATAAAAGCCCAGTGCTGTTTATGAATGCCCATAGTGTGATGTGCCACTTAGCATGGTTAAACTGGATAATACTTAATCTCCATGCACTGTAGGAGTGTTTGAGACGTGGGAGGATGGTAGGTGGGAGGGAATGAGATGGGTGATGCAGCTAGGATGGAAGGgattgtgggtgtgtgtgtgtgtgtgtgtgtgtgtgtgtgtgtgtgtgtgtgtgtgtgtgtgtgtgtgtgtgtgtatgtgtgtgtgtgtgtgtgtgtgtgtgtgtgtgtgtgtgtgtgtgtgtgtgtgtgtttgggggtaGGGTTGGCTTTCTTTTCTGACTTTTCCCCCTCGCAGGTCCACCAGTCAACGTGGCCATGGCCATCGAAGTGGCCAGTATTGACCACATCTCCGAAGCCAACATGGTAGAGTATACAGTCACTTTCACACTTTCTTCCACACTGAGATTGTCTATCATCTCATAAATTCACTATTGCGGCAAAGATCAAAGATTCGCTATTTGCATAATCCTGATTTATCCCACTGGAGGGTTTGGAAGTACTCAGAGTGAGCATGTGTGACACGTTGGCTGAGTTGTTAGATAATTTCATACTTTCAGGGATTCTGTGTGGTGAGAACCAAATCTAGTGTGGGGATGGGGGGGATTCACACAATAGGATGCATATCAGGTTGAATACAATACTAGGATCTATATTTTTGTCACTTAATAactgtgttttcattcattctaTTGAAGTTAATTACTATCAACTATTGATTATTTCAAACAGTATCAGTACGTTGGATTTTAGCAAAGGACTAATCTCAGTTACGCAGtgtacacacggttccgttgcgttgatgCTTGCCGTTGGGTGTGTCTGGCGCTTagggttaacgcgaccaacaaccaatcacattaatctcccgccccaGACACACATAAACGCGGTTTTATTGGCCAGTGCTTatactggcatatttgcatacgcgggatttgattggctggcgcttcagTCGTCGCttgaaaagtttaacttttatcaactttcaccgcgagcaacggagccaaagcgaagcaacggaaccacaatgcagttcggcaacgcTTGACGTCACCCAATTCAAAGTGCATGGGAAGttgcgtcaacgcaacggaaccgtgtggacgGGCCGTAATAGCAGTTGCAAATTTGCCAATCTCCTTCTAAATCACAACTTGTTCccataaaaacacttttcaataaGTAAGATCTGACACATTTTTGTCACTTGACTTTAGCTGTTATTTGTTCTTCCCACtatttaaaaccaacaaaaactGAATTGAGTGTTGATTAACATGAAATTGCAGTAATTAAAGGGGTTCTCCAACAATTTAACTTTACAGTCTCAAAGGAATAATCAAAATTGAGGCTGGAAAGACCAGACTTTTAATGGGTTAACTTCCAAAAACACAGAATACTACAGatccaaaatgcattttttcaaaGAGTTGACAAAGGTAGGACTGCTCACAACTTGTAAATGATGTATCAGGTCTGTAGTTCTTCTATAATTAGAGACTTTACTCAATCTAATATTAAACCACACCATTTGCATTgggttttgttttcaaaaatagTTTCCTTCTTTTAATACTGAAACCTTAGTATTAGAAAGTATTTCTTCAGATGCCGATGACTCAGTCtatatgtttgtgtctgtgtgtttgaatgtgtattGTTCATGCCAGGATTACACCATGACCGTGTTCCTGCGGCAGAGCTGGCACGACGACCGCCTGTCCTACAATCACACCAACAAGACGCTGGGTTTGGACAGTCGATTCGTGGACAAGCTGTGGCTACCCGACACCTTCATCGTCAACGCCAAATCTGCTTGGTTCCACGATGTGACCGTGGAGAACAAGCTGATCCGCCTGCAACCCAACGGAGTCATTCTATACAGCAGCCGGTATGAGCATACTGATTATTGTCTTCGCTTCTCAGACTCAGACAGTCAGACAACACACCAAGCGGGGCTAAAGGACTGTATCTAGCACCATGATGTGGAtctttgtatttgtatgtaagGAAGTCTGTGcttgtcatttctttttcttcaaagcCTTCAAAACCTTAGACATTTGAGAGCAAAGGTATTTcttatttgctgtttttgagATAGAAAATCCGTCATGATCCATACCATGATCTGAAAGTAAACTATTTTCTCTGTGGTAACTTCAGAAGCCTTAAGAAAAATTGTGATATGTTCTGATGTGCTTGCACAAAGAGACGTGGGTTGAGGGGAAATATGGAAAGGTGAAGGTAAAATGGATCAAGGTGAATCTTCACAGAAGCTAAAGTGGTACTGTCAATATGTTGGCAGAAtccacaaataaacaaaaccattCCACAgctataaatataaaaacactccGACATAAATGACAAACTATAGGCTCTTTGTCACTGCTTTTAcaaaaatcaggaaaaaaaattatatgtttttttatctgcCGTCTCTTGGCAGAATGACATGGTTTGTCAGTGCCTTCCAAAACtgctataaataacaaaacgttttcttttcctgttaagtgaacattttcacacaagCTGCTATAATCAATACTTTTATCCCAACATTGGATTAAATGAGTTATGTAGGGGTGACCCTGAATAGTCAGCTATCAGTTGATCTAAGGAGCTTTATCAAAAGCCAATCTCACAGTTAAATCATTGTAGTAGAAGATAAAGTTCTGCTCCTGAAACAAAGGATCATTACATTTGGGCTATATGGGGGAGTTGAATGTATGAATTACATACAATTGCTTGGTTTCTCTCAATAAATcatgatataaaacatacaGACGCAGAGGAATCTCAGTGATAGCCTCAGAAATGCTAAATAACAACATGAGGCTACAAACCTCATCAAAACTACAAGCAAACTAACAAACCGTGTTCTGTCCAATGAGaacaaaaactgcaaaaacatGATTCAACAATCAGTCAACAATAGCCAAGACTTGACCAATCTGATTGGATAACAGACAACCCTATAACAAGCAATTGCCCACCTCTTGAGTTTCCCCTTTTGCAATATTTGAAATTTTGAAATTTGTTCTGGTTTTACGTTCACTCTTAGCGGGTGGCTGTTTTCAGTAGGGGCATAGTTAGTGTTTGGCCTTTATTAAGTAAGGTAGATTTCCAGATATCGgaatttatttatcaaaaacaCGACTTTGAGTGAATGCTATTGTTTCTCTGTGTATGCAACATTTATTagtacttcctgttttaataaatatgCACAATTGACGTGATATGTTCGTATTGTAGCAATAGATCATTTTCACTCATTTTCAAATTCgccaaagaaaaacatcaaatgcaGCTCAAAGTATTTGGTCATTGTgtatctttctctttttcctcatcATCTACGGTAACAAGAGGATAACGGGGTACTAGAAAGATGCCAGGTCTGACAAGAAGTAAAACCATGTGAATGATAACCAGGAGTTCTTAGTAAAACATGTTGCTCAGTAGATTTGTAAAGAACCAACAATAAATGTTGATTAACTGGGCTGTTTTGTTCCTAGAATCACATCAACGGTGGCGTGTGATATGGACCTGACCAAGTATCCTATGGATGAACAGGAGTGTATGCTGGACCTGGAAAGCTGTAAGTGGTAACATCTTTTCCCTCCTTTACACATTCACGAAAAACCATGCTACCAGGATTCCTTTTGACGTGTTCATGCCAAAGTGAAGTGACACCAAAGAAAGGTTACAATGTTACAAGCTTTCTCCATTACTTCTACAACCCTCACACAACTGCATCTTTGGACGGAGGGAATGTCTTgacatctgttttttctttctagaTGGCTACTCCTCAGAGGACATTGTGTACCACTGGTCTGACAGTCAGAAACACATCCACGGCCTGGACAAACTCGAGCTCTCCCAGTTCACTATCACAGATTATCGGTTTGTCACTGAGATGATGAACTTCAAATCTGGTGAGCATCCATCATGTTTTCCTTCTCGTAGAGCTGGTTTAAAAGCCCTCTGCATGTGAGTGAATGTTCTGTGAATTATGCACGATTTTGAGATTTGGACTTGGATTGGATTTTGTTTTAGAAGATTTCTCGATTCTTTGTGAAGATATTCTTTAGTTAAATTCAATTACTTCTGTGGTTATATTCTATGCATAGAAGGAATGTATGAAGCCAGGCTTGCAGCTGAGGTTTAGGAGATGATAGGAGTTGCTGCTGGGAAAATGTAGCTTGCAATATTTCCTAATGCCTCTTATCTTGCCGTTCTTCCACTAGTGTCTGTACCCCTTGGTCTGTGAAAAACAATTCGATATTCGCCTAACGGGTAATAGGCCTCTTCATTAAAGCCATTAAACACAGTGTCTGTTTTCTGCCTTCACAGCGGGACGATTTCCAAGGCTCAGCCTTCGCTTCGAACTCAGGCGTAACCGAGGCGTCTACATCATCCAGTCATATATGCCTTCCATATTGCTGGTTGCCATGTCATGGGTGTCCTTTTGGATCAGCCAAACAGCAGTCCCTGCTCGTGTGTCCTTGGGTtggtatttgtttaattttgtttactattaacattacattttaaaaagtggaacTTTCAGAATTGCTGTTTATTCATCTGTAGAAACATGTAGAGCTTCAGACCGTTCATTAATAAGAGTTAACTTAAAAAGGTCATATTATGCcggctcatatttgtattttgtgcttctactgtgacatgtttacatgatttaatattcaaaaagtgctttattttcctaAATTCATGCCAAACTGACAGTTAGATAATGAGAGTTCTTGTGTAAAAGATGATTTTTTCTCCTGAAAATGGCACTAGCTCATTAAATGTCCCAGGTGGAAAAAGTTAATCCTGTAAGTAGCACAATATCCTGAATAATATTCATGGCAATAGGCCCATGAGATATTGATTTTTAATGTGTTGAAGTGgatattttaaattgaaaccTGGCCAGAATTATTGTTTAAGTGTCACAAAGGCTGCAAGCAACAAAACCATTAGCCGCCAAATGCTATTCCCTTCTAGTATCGTGaacataatgtattttcttcttGAAAGAGATGAAGATCAATAATGAAATGTAGCAGAAGACAAAATATTGGCTCTCTGTTCACAAGTTGTGTGGTCCGCAATGATACTATTTGAGCTGCTTTCTACAGCTGTACCTAGGCAGTGTTGCAAGCatgtcaaacaaaaaacagcatccTAACCTGTTTGCTTTCCACAGGGATCACGACTGTTCTCACCATGACCACCCTGATGGTAAGCGCCCGCTCCTCCCTTCCTAGAGCGTCGGCCATCAAGGCATTGGACGTTTACTTCTGGATCTGTTACGTGTTTGTGTTTGCGGCCCTCATCGAGTACGCCTTCGCTCACTACAACGCTGACTACAGACTCAAAGAGAAGGCAAAGGTGAAGGCCAACAAGCTAAGCTCCGAGGTGAGGAAATCATTCCCTTCATGTACTGCCATCAGCAAGTAACAAGCTTCggaacggggggggggggggggggggggggggggggggttgtagtGAGTAATGAGCGCGCCTTTCATACATAGACCTGGGCCACGCTTCCTACTCCTGTGTATCCATCCCACTGACCTTCAACAAGACAATGAATCTCTATAGAGCATAATGGGAAAATGGAAGACTTCCCTTCAGGGACTAATAGTGATTCTCATCATACTGTCTGTTCGCTTTGCTGTTGATATAAATCACGCTGAGATACACAATCGGTATATGATGTGTTGACTCTGACtttgtacagtatattgaatgtccaaatggaataaaataaataacgcAAGACAGAGTATAACAGAAAGAGCTGAGTGAAGTGAGAGACATTCAGTCGCACAGTGACGGGATCAAAAATGTGTGGGGAACCAGCATGCATTGTCAAAGTGAGTAAAGCTGCAATGACTGTAAAAAGTTACCAATGTTGGCACAGTGTCCCAAAATCTAAAAAGATCTATCTGTTTAACATGTTTaagaacattgttttttaaaaatgactctAAGACATCCTAATCTGTTGTGTGTCAGGAGTTGCTCTTTGCAATcctttattgtattgtttcatTCTCATAATATCTAAAGTGGACGAGGCTTGAGTTTTATTtgaatcaaatgtaaaaaatcatGTTGTAATGTGTAAAAAAGCCCAAGTATTTCTATGATAAAAATAGAAGGAATGTAAACAGATGGTGCTAAACATTCAAGGTGTAATCAAGAAGTGTTTCACTGTATCTATTGGGATTTTTTATGCAGAAATTGAGTAGGGTGCAGTATTCTAATGGCGAAACACGCATTATTGTAATCTTAACTCCATCTCGTCTTTTTCCTTTAAACTAAACTGACTATGGTTGAAATAGTAATTCTTGCATGATTTGACTACATTTCCTGCTGAATGAAAGCTGCCTGTAAAGCctcagaaagtgctgacatgcctctctctctctttgcctcaCTACAGTCCATTGTGAAGAACGGCAAACAGGCCATGGTTCTTTTTTCCCTGTCGGTCACCGGCATGAACCAGGGCGTGATGATTTCCAACCGTCACGGGCGGCCCCAACGCTCCAGCAGTGAAATCCCCGGGGAGGGCGGCAGCGAGGAGTCTGAGCCCAGGAGGAGAAGATCCAGGCAGACAGAGGAGAGCACGGAGGAGAACAAGTGCTGTTCCAAGTGCGTCTGCAAGCCCATTGATGCCGACACCATCGACATCTACGCCAGGGCCGTGTTCCCTTTCACTTTCGCCGTGGTGAATGTGATCTATTGGGTGGCATACACCATGTGAAGAGCATGGCTGCAGGTCCGTGCCAATGGCTGCCATCCAGGGCTGTATATAAGAAACTGCTGGAGTCTCGTCGCTTCAATGCTGGCAGACTGGTGCAGCAGAAATATACTGCAGGCCTCAgttaaaaaagttttaaaaaatgagacaAACCTCAGAGAAAATGAAGTGTCGCAGTCTCTGAATATGGAAATACGGTAATTAATGGAAGTAGTTAAGAGTATAACAAGTGTAAGCAGGACtatatttaaatagaaatacagaaatgtgcTGTTTAAAGGCAAAGGACTGTCTTGCCTGTACAGTTACAGTTTAGCCAATTTCCTCATCCTGTTCTAAGAACGTAACACAGGACTAAATATCTACCTGCAGTACTGACCACAAGCTCACATCTTGCCAATACCAAAAAGCTTAACTAACTCAAAGCATCAATCTGGAGTGAACCGCCTGTTatccaggaaaaaaaagaagcaaaagcgCCGCCCAAACTAAAGGATAACAAGATGAGGTGTACTACTATCCTGCATGGCTGATAACTCACTCACCCTCTTCCCGCGCCATCGCCaccccctctcttcctcaccCTTCTTTGGTCCTCCACCCATTTTGTTTCCCACTCATTTTTGGTTCAGGACACCGTCTGCGGTAGCTTATCTCCTTCTGCCAGTTCTGCCTGTTTCCTCAACATTAAAGGACTTCCCTCACTACAgtacctgtgtgtttgtgtctctctcccCTGGCTTCAAACGGtaactttaatgttaaaatacaaatgctGAAATCCCCTCTGGCGGTTGCAAATTTGTTAACGCAAAGT
The Eleginops maclovinus isolate JMC-PN-2008 ecotype Puerto Natales chromosome 1, JC_Emac_rtc_rv5, whole genome shotgun sequence genome window above contains:
- the gabrd gene encoding gamma-aminobutyric acid receptor subunit delta, which produces MKIETFMLASIAVLFVGGDLFTWAMLSDIGDYVGSDIEISWLPNLDELMKGYARNFRPGIGGPPVNVAMAIEVASIDHISEANMDYTMTVFLRQSWHDDRLSYNHTNKTLGLDSRFVDKLWLPDTFIVNAKSAWFHDVTVENKLIRLQPNGVILYSSRITSTVACDMDLTKYPMDEQECMLDLESYGYSSEDIVYHWSDSQKHIHGLDKLELSQFTITDYRFVTEMMNFKSAGRFPRLSLRFELRRNRGVYIIQSYMPSILLVAMSWVSFWISQTAVPARVSLGITTVLTMTTLMVSARSSLPRASAIKALDVYFWICYVFVFAALIEYAFAHYNADYRLKEKAKVKANKLSSESIVKNGKQAMVLFSLSVTGMNQGVMISNRHGRPQRSSSEIPGEGGSEESEPRRRRSRQTEESTEENKCCSKCVCKPIDADTIDIYARAVFPFTFAVVNVIYWVAYTM